From the Winogradskyella forsetii genome, the window GTTCTGATGCTGAGGATATTTCTGTGCACACCAATAATCTCGCAAAAACTTTAGAAAACGAAGCGCCAGAGCAATTGATCTGGAAATATTCAGACGAACCCAACGAACAACATAATACTATTTTTAGAGCCACTAAGGAAAAAGCATTGACTTGGATATTGAATGTTGAGAAAAATTAAAATTTCGTCAAGAGTTTTTAAAATAGATTTTTAGCTTTTCTTAATTCTTAATTCTTAATTCTTAATTCTTAATTCTTCCGCCTACCAAATCTTTTATGAAAAGAACATTAGTTAAATTTAGAAATAGTGCTTTACGCAGATTCATTGGGAAACATGAAAAATATGCACCCGTTTTTTTCTTTATTGGTGGATTTATTTTCGATACCTTAACGCTAGGTCGTGTAGATCGCTTATATGACATGGTCGTTTTGTGCTCTCACATGACATTGTTAACCATTACACTTTACCTCTTTAATATAGCCGATGATGTTAAAGGGAGAATAGGGTTTCTAGATCGGTACAAAGTTTATTTCCCACTAGCTATTCAATTTTTCTTCGGTGCGCTGTCTAGTGCTTATGTCATTTATTTTTCTAGAAGTGTTTCCCTATCAAAAACGATGTCCTTTTTTATCATTTTATTGGTCTTACTTTTTGCCAATGAGTTGCTCAAAAAAAGAATATCCAATAAGTATTTACAATTTAGCGTGTACTTTTTTATAAGCTTTACGTTCTTCTCATTCATGATTCCTGTGATTATTAAGCAAATGAGTACACGGATATTTATTTTATCGGGTATTGTAAGTTTGGTTTTGACGCTGTTACTAATAATCGTCGTTTACCGAAAAAGTCCGAGTACAAGAGCCGAAGTGAAGTTTGGTAAAATTATTGGAATTGTCCTTGGGCTTTACGTGATCATTAATTTGTTCTATATTTTTAATCTGATTCCACCTGTACCGCTTGCGCTTCAAAATGGTGTTGTAGCACATCATGTCACAGTCCAGAACAATAAATATATTGTTAGTTATGAAAAAGAAGAATGGTATAAGTTTTGGCGAGAACATCAATTAAAATTTCATGCCAAACCAAACGAAGCCGTATATATTTTCACCTCTATTTTTGCACCAACACAAATAGAAAAATCAATCCTTCACCGCTGGAATTGGTATAATGATGATTTAGAGGAATGGGAAGTTGTGGAGGATATAGGTTATGAGATCGCTGGTGGGAGAGATGATGGGTATCGCGGTTACACGTATAAAAACAATGTGAAGAATGGCTTATGGAAAGTAGAGGTCATTACAGAAGAAGAATTAATTATTGGTGTTATAGATTTTGAAATTATCATGAATAATTCAAGCAATCCTTCAAATTTGGTTGAAAAGAAATTCTAATAATTATCACTTCGATTTTGAGTATGCTAATGCCTGTTGTAGTTGAGCGTTAACAGCGAAACTATTCGCTAAAAAATACGTCATTAAAATCCAAAAATAATTAGCTATTTTTGGTTTTACTTATGAAAGCAACTTACCATAAATATAGTTTAGACTTTAAGCGACCAAGTGGCACATCGAGAGGTGTGATGACCACAAAGGAAACGTGGTTTATAAAGTTAAAATTTGATGATAAAGTTGGTGTAGGCGAATGTGGGATTTTAAGAGGGTTGTCCATCGATGATAGACCAGATTATGAAGCGAAACTGAAGTGGGTTTGCGAAAACATTAATTCTGGTTTAGAGGCGCTTTTAAATGAACTCGTTGCATTCCCAAGTATTCAATTTGGATTGGAAACCGCCTTTAAATCCTTAGAAAGTGAAGATCCATTTCAATTATTTCCTTCAGATTTCACAAAAGGAGAAGATGCCATTCCTATAAACGGTTTGGTTTGGATGGGGGCTGAAGATTTTATGCGAAAGCAAATCAAGGAAAAAATTGAAGCAGGATTCGATTGCATTAAATTAAAAATTGGAGCAATAGACTTTCAAACAGAATTAAATATTCTAAAATCAATACGACGAGAGTTTTCAGTTTCAGATATAGAATTACGTGTAGATGCCAATGGTGCTTTTTCACCAGAAGATGCTTTGGAAAAATTAAAAGAACTTTCAGATTACCAATTACATTCCATAGAACAGCCCATTAAACCAAAGCAATTTGAGGAGATGGCAAAACTTTGTGACATCACACCTTTGCCAATTGCGTTAGATGAAGAATTGATCGGTGTGTTTTCTAAAGGCGATAAGCAAGACGTGCTCCAAACGATTAAACCACAATATATTATTTTAAAACCAAGTTTAGTTGGTGGGTTTTCTGGAAGTCAACAATGGATTGATAGTGCAGAAAACTTAACTATCAATTGGTGGATAACAAGTGCATTGGAAAGTAATGTGGGCTTAAATGCTATTTCACAATGGACCTACACCTTAAAAAACAAAATGCCACAAGGTTTAGGTACAGGAAGTTTATATACTAACAATTTTTCTTCGCCATTAAAAGTAAAAAATGGTACTTTGCGATACGATTTAAAACAACCCTGGAAATTTAATTTATAGATGAATTATATACAACAAGCCTACAAAGGACAGCGCGAACTTTGGATGTTTATATTAACCACCATTTTGGTGGCAGGTATCTTTATTGGCAATTTTATTTACTTTTTATTTGCGGATCCTGCAGATTTGGAGATGGCTTATGATTTAATGAAACAGATTCCACCAAATATATCATTAATCATAAACCTCATACCCTTTGCCTTTTTGTTAGGGCTTTTATTCATTTTAGTAAAGTTTGTGCATCAAAGGAGCATATTGTCACTAACAACAACGCGACATAAAGTTGATTTTGGACGGATTTTGTTCTCATTCTCAATGATAACCATATACACTATTGCCACATTTTTCATCATGTATTCCATTGACTCATCGAACATTGTGTTTCAATTTGATGCTGTTAAATTTGCGGTGCTTTTTGTGATCAGTATTATTCTATTTCCATTTCAAATAGGTTTGGAAGAATATTTATTTAGAGGTTATTTGATGCAAAATGTCGGTGTATTGGTGAAAAATAAATGGTTTCCTTTAATTTTAACTTCTGTTTTATTTGGTATAGCACACAGTGCAAACCCAGAAGTTGGAGCGATTGGGTTTTGGCAGATGATGACGTTTTATGTAGGAACAGGTTTGTTATTGGGCATCATGACGTTGATGGATGAAGGTTTAGAGTTAGCCTTGGGCTTTCACTTAGGTAATAATCTTATTGCCTCGTTATTAGTAACAGCAGATTGGACAGCCTTGCAAACAGATGCGCTTTTTAAAGATACGTCTGAACCTGAGTTAGGCGCAATTTCAGAAATCTTATTACCAGTCTTGGTCGTTTACCCAATAATGCTGCTTATACTTTCAAAAAAATACGGATGGACCAATTGGAAAGATAAATTATTTGGCAAGGTAACCGAACCACCAAAAGAAGATTATAAAATAATAGAGTAATTATGACACCAACTTACGAAAAAGTACATAACCGGTTTAAATTTAACGGACTTCATTTTAGTCATGAAGAATTAAAAGAAGTAGCTTATAGTCTTATAAAGGAAGGAAAACCTTATGAAAAAATAACGGGAGATTTTCTAATAGATTGGCTAAACAGTAAAGATTTTTTAATCGTAAATACTTCGGGTTCTACAGGTTACCCTAAGCAAATTAAACTAAAGAAACAGGCTATGGTTAATTCTGCCATTGCCACTGGTAATTTCTTTGGACTGGAGCCAGGCGATAAAGCCTTGCATTGTTTACCAAGTCATTTTATTGCTGGTAAGATGATGTTTGTCCGTGCTTTGGTCTTAGGTTTGGAAATAGATTTTGTTGAGCCAGCAGCGCAACCTGATTTTGATTATGAAAAAAAATACGATTTCTGTGCCATGATTCCATTGCAATTAAAACAGACCATTAATCATATTCAGAATATAAAAACCATCATTGTTGGTGGTTCTAAGGTCACAAAACCTTTAATAGAAAAAATAAAAGGCTGTGAGTCTAAATTTTATGAAACCTATGGGATGACGGAA encodes:
- a CDS encoding o-succinylbenzoate synthase: MKATYHKYSLDFKRPSGTSRGVMTTKETWFIKLKFDDKVGVGECGILRGLSIDDRPDYEAKLKWVCENINSGLEALLNELVAFPSIQFGLETAFKSLESEDPFQLFPSDFTKGEDAIPINGLVWMGAEDFMRKQIKEKIEAGFDCIKLKIGAIDFQTELNILKSIRREFSVSDIELRVDANGAFSPEDALEKLKELSDYQLHSIEQPIKPKQFEEMAKLCDITPLPIALDEELIGVFSKGDKQDVLQTIKPQYIILKPSLVGGFSGSQQWIDSAENLTINWWITSALESNVGLNAISQWTYTLKNKMPQGLGTGSLYTNNFSSPLKVKNGTLRYDLKQPWKFNL
- a CDS encoding CPBP family intramembrane glutamic endopeptidase, producing the protein MNYIQQAYKGQRELWMFILTTILVAGIFIGNFIYFLFADPADLEMAYDLMKQIPPNISLIINLIPFAFLLGLLFILVKFVHQRSILSLTTTRHKVDFGRILFSFSMITIYTIATFFIMYSIDSSNIVFQFDAVKFAVLFVISIILFPFQIGLEEYLFRGYLMQNVGVLVKNKWFPLILTSVLFGIAHSANPEVGAIGFWQMMTFYVGTGLLLGIMTLMDEGLELALGFHLGNNLIASLLVTADWTALQTDALFKDTSEPELGAISEILLPVLVVYPIMLLILSKKYGWTNWKDKLFGKVTEPPKEDYKIIE
- a CDS encoding AMP-binding protein; this encodes MTPTYEKVHNRFKFNGLHFSHEELKEVAYSLIKEGKPYEKITGDFLIDWLNSKDFLIVNTSGSTGYPKQIKLKKQAMVNSAIATGNFFGLEPGDKALHCLPSHFIAGKMMFVRALVLGLEIDFVEPAAQPDFDYEKKYDFCAMIPLQLKQTINHIQNIKTIIVGGSKVTKPLIEKIKGCESKFYETYGMTETVTHVALRRLESKSGEREPYFSALENVKFEQDDRNCLIIHAPKLVKQALITNDIVDLKSETSFKLLGRFDNVVNSGGVKLFPEQIEDKLQPAIKQRFIIAGEDDATLGEKLILIVEKPTNSNEEILTAIKELKTLDKFEVPKKIYSVDKFSETVNGKIQRKKTIKAVLGS
- a CDS encoding DUF2914 domain-containing protein codes for the protein MKRTLVKFRNSALRRFIGKHEKYAPVFFFIGGFIFDTLTLGRVDRLYDMVVLCSHMTLLTITLYLFNIADDVKGRIGFLDRYKVYFPLAIQFFFGALSSAYVIYFSRSVSLSKTMSFFIILLVLLFANELLKKRISNKYLQFSVYFFISFTFFSFMIPVIIKQMSTRIFILSGIVSLVLTLLLIIVVYRKSPSTRAEVKFGKIIGIVLGLYVIINLFYIFNLIPPVPLALQNGVVAHHVTVQNNKYIVSYEKEEWYKFWREHQLKFHAKPNEAVYIFTSIFAPTQIEKSILHRWNWYNDDLEEWEVVEDIGYEIAGGRDDGYRGYTYKNNVKNGLWKVEVITEEELIIGVIDFEIIMNNSSNPSNLVEKKF